CGAGACCGCCGGCACCACGGATCCCATGGTGGACAGCGACCTGCGGCTGATCCTGCAGGAGGCGCTCGCGGAGCTCAGCCGGCTCGACCGCGCCGTCCTGGTGCTGCGTTACCTGGAAGACCTCTCGGTGGCCGACACGGCCGAACGCCTCGGCCTGTCGCCGGGTGCGGTCAAGAACAGAAGTCTGCGTGCCCTCACCCAGGTGCGCGAGGGGAGCCTGCGATGAACGAGAAGGACGTGACCGACCTGCTCCAGCGCGCCACCCGCGAGCTGTCGCCGGACGTGCACACGATGGTGGCCTACGGGCTGCGTCGCGGACGGGTCCGGCAGCGTCGCCGCCGAGCGGTGGCTGCCGGCGCCGCCAGTGCGGCCGCCGTCCTGGTCACCGTGGGAGGTGTGCAGCTGCTCGGCTCGGCCGGCCCGGCGCCCCGTCCGATCGCCCCGGCCGACTCGGCGACACCCTCGGTCCCCTCGCCGGCCCCGAGCAGGGCCGCCAAGGCGCGGCTCGCCGTCGCGACCGAGCAGGTGCCGACGACGTTCGCCTCGATCGCGCCCGGCGAGGTGAGCCCGCCGTCTGCCAAGTCCGGACCCGACTCCGCCCCCGTCGTCGACTTCACGTGGAGGGGTTTCGGGATCCGCGTGGGCCTCACGCCGGATGACTACGTGACCGGCCGGTCGATCCCCGACCCCGCGCGTCGCTGCGCGGAGCAAGGGGACGGGAGCGTGTGCCGGCCCGGCCCCGACGGGACGGTCGTGAGCACGTCCAGCTTCACGAACCCGGCGGTGGACGGTGGCACGCAGGTACGGTCGGTGACCGTCTTCCGCCCCGACGGATGGGACGTCCTGGTGATGGCCTACAACGGACCGGGCAAGGAAGGTCCTGTCACCGCCGACGCACCGCCGCTCGGCCTCCCGCAGCTGCAGCGCATCGCCTCCAGCGACGTCTGGTTCCGGTGACCGGCTCGCGGTCCACGGCCAGGCGGTGCGCGGCCTGGTCGCCCGGCCGATCCCGCGTCGAGCGAATCAGCGCTCGACCAGCGCCTGCTGGGCCCACGCCGTGAGGTCGGTGCGTACGCCGGCCCCGAACCGGAAGTCGCGGTAGCTGTACATCACCGACTCGACGTCCTCGCCCGGCGGGACGGTCGGCACCACGTTGAGCAGGTGCTCGAGCCCGGGGTAGACGTGGATGTCGGCGTGCGGCGCTGCCCGGGCGATGGCGTCGACCGAGGCGCGGACCGGCATGGAGGTGTCGTCGGCGCCGTACTGCAAACCGGCGAAGATCTGCCGGGCCATGGCGAACTTCGCCACCTGGATGAACAGTCGAACTTAGTGCGCGTTGCGCAGGTCAACAGGCGGTTCTCGTCATGATCACAACTCCGACTGGATCCCGGCGAGCAGCTGGCGGGCCATGACGATCCGCTGCACCTGGTTGGTGCCCTCGTAGATCTGGGTGATCTTGGCGTCGCGCATCATCCGCTCCACCGGGTAGTCGCGGGTATAGCCGTAGCCGCCGAGCACCTGGACCGCGTCGGTGGTGACCTGCATGGCGGTGTCGGAGGCGAAGCACTTCGCGGCCGCTCCGAAGAACGTCAGGTCGTCGTCGCCGCGCTCGGAGCGGCCGGCCGCGGCGTACGTCAGCTGCCGGGCCGCCTCGACCTTCATGCCCATGTCGGCGAGCAGGAACTGCAGGCCCTGGAAGTCGGCGATCTTCTTGCCGAACTGCTGCCGCTGCTTGGCGTAGTCCAGCGCGTAGTCCAGCGCACCCTGGGCGATCCCCACCGCCTGTGCGGCGATGGTGACGCGGGTGTGGTCGAGCACCTTCATGGCGGTCGCGAAGCCGGTGCCCTCCTCCCCGATCATCCGGTCCGCGGGGACCCGGACGTTGTCGAGGTAGACCTCGCGCGTCGGCGACCCCTTGATGCCGAGCTTGCGCTCCGGCGCGCCGAAGGTCACTCCCTCGTCGGAGCGCTCCACGACGAAGGCCGAGATGCCGGCGGAGCGCTTCTCGGGGTCGGTGACGGCGAAGACCGTGTAGAACTCCGAGACCCCGGCGTTGGTGATCCACCGCTTGACGCCGTTGATCACCCAGGAGTCGCCGTCGCGGACCGCCCGGGTCTTCATCGACACGGCGTCCGAGCCGGCGTCCGGCTCGGAGAGGCAGTAGGAGAACATCCCGTCGTTGGCCGCGAGCCGGCTGAGGTACTTCTTCTTCAGCTCCGCGGACCCGGCGAGGATGACCGGCATCGACCCCAGCTTGTTCACGGCGGGGATCAGCGACGAGGACGCGCACGCGCGGGCGACCTCCTCGATCACGATGCAGGTCGCGAGCGCGTCGGCCCCGGCGCCGCCGTACTCCTCGGACACGTGCGGTGCGGCGAAGTCGGAGGCGGCGAGCGCGTCGTACGCCTGCTGCGGGAAGGTGCTCTGCTCGTCGACCTCAGCCGCGTGCGGGGCCACCTTGGCGTCGCACACCGCCCGCACGGCCTCGCGGACCGCCTGGTGCTCCTCGGACAGCGCAAACATCGGGAAGTCGCTCATGACCCCGATTCTACTGCTCGGTAACCCGCTGGGCCGACCCGGTCCGGCACCGTCGGACATGGTCCTCCCGGCCGCTGGGTAGCGTCGAGGACATGGCTTCCCCCGCGCCTCCGTGGCTCGACCCCGACGACATCCGCTTCATGCTCGAGGAGTGCGACACCTGGGCGGTGGTCGGCCTCGGCGGCGACCCCGCGCGTACGGCGTACGGCATCGCCCGGCTGCTGCAGCAGCACGGCAAGCGGATCGTGCCGATCCACCCCTCGGCCGCCACCGTGCTCGGCGAGCCCGGCTACGCCTCGCTGGCCGAGGTCCCCTTCCCTGTCGACGTGGTGGACGTGTTCCGCCGCTCCGAGGCCGCCGGGGAGTTCGCCGACCAGGCGGTCCGGATCGGCGCCCGCGGGGTGTGGTTCCAGCTCGGCGTCGTCGACGAGGCGGCCTACCGGCGCACCGTCGACGCCGGCGTACGTATGGTCATGGACACCTGCCCGGCCATGGAGTGGCCGCGCCTGCGCCGAGAAAGGGCCTCATGAGCCACCCGGAAACCCGTCGTGACGCCACCGTCGAGCAGCTGCACGGTCGCGAGATCGCCGACCCGTACCGCTGGCTGGAGGACCCCGACTCCGCCGAGACCGGGGCCTGGGTGGCCGCGCAGAACGCCGCCTCCCGCGCGCACCTGGACGCCCTCGCCTCCCGGGAGTGGTTCCAGGCCACGATGAGCGCGATCGTCGCGATGCCCCGCGCCGGGACCCCCGCCCGGATCGGCGAGCGCTACCTCGTCAGCCGCAACGACGGCACCCAGCAGCAGGACCAGTGGTACGTCGCGGACAGCCTCGAGGAGCTGCGCTCCGGCGGCCGGCTGCTGCTCGACCCCAACACCTTCTCCCAGGACGGCACCGCCTCGCTGGCCTGGTACGACGAGAGCCGCGACGGCAGCCTGCTGGCCTACCAGGTCAGCGAGGGCGGCAGCGACTGGACCACCATCCGCGTGCGCGACGTGGCGACCGGCCAGGACCTCGACGACGTGCTGACCAAGGTGAAGTTCAGCGCCGCCACCTGGCTGCCCGACGGGTCGTTCCTCTACGTGCACTTCCCGACCGAGGGCGAGGGCCGCGGCACCGAGGCGGCGGCGCTGCCGGCCGGCCGGCTGCGCCGGCACGTGCTCGGCACCCCCCAGGCCCAGGACCCCGTGGTGTGGGAGCTGCCCGAGGAGCCCCGGGTGATCCCGGAGCCGGAGCTGTCCC
The DNA window shown above is from Nocardioides mesophilus and carries:
- a CDS encoding acyl-CoA dehydrogenase family protein: MSDFPMFALSEEHQAVREAVRAVCDAKVAPHAAEVDEQSTFPQQAYDALAASDFAAPHVSEEYGGAGADALATCIVIEEVARACASSSLIPAVNKLGSMPVILAGSAELKKKYLSRLAANDGMFSYCLSEPDAGSDAVSMKTRAVRDGDSWVINGVKRWITNAGVSEFYTVFAVTDPEKRSAGISAFVVERSDEGVTFGAPERKLGIKGSPTREVYLDNVRVPADRMIGEEGTGFATAMKVLDHTRVTIAAQAVGIAQGALDYALDYAKQRQQFGKKIADFQGLQFLLADMGMKVEAARQLTYAAAGRSERGDDDLTFFGAAAKCFASDTAMQVTTDAVQVLGGYGYTRDYPVERMMRDAKITQIYEGTNQVQRIVMARQLLAGIQSEL
- a CDS encoding CoA-binding protein; amino-acid sequence: MASPAPPWLDPDDIRFMLEECDTWAVVGLGGDPARTAYGIARLLQQHGKRIVPIHPSAATVLGEPGYASLAEVPFPVDVVDVFRRSEAAGEFADQAVRIGARGVWFQLGVVDEAAYRRTVDAGVRMVMDTCPAMEWPRLRRERAS